Within Larus michahellis chromosome 5, bLarMic1.1, whole genome shotgun sequence, the genomic segment TAAAAGGGATGAATGCAGCCTACTTCCCCCTACCCACCCTAGCccattttaaaaggtttttgtgAGTTGTTATTTTAGTGTTCATCACAAATCCTGTTTTAATGATGTAATTTCTCTGCTTACTCAGGAAAGTTGCAAATAAAGGAGATTCAAACTTCTCACGGAATCGGAGGGGggcaaaagaaaacagctttaagtGCATGTAAACATGTTTACACAGCTCAGGAATAACGGGGTTTCAATTTGTCAGTCTGTAGCCATGTCTAAGAACTCTCTTCTCTCACACCAATAACTAATGTGGAGTTGGCTTGTAGGCAGTGACTCTACTGACCACGGTGATGACACTGTGTCCCTGTGTCCAGTCAGGATGCCAGGATGCTTCTCCTTATAATGTCCGTCCTTCTGCTGATAGTGCTGTTTGGACTGAGCCTCTGCTGCCTGCACTTTTTCTCAGCCACCTCAGTCTCCGAGTCGCTCATTTCGGCATCGGGGATGTACCCATCATTCTCGCTGTCGGGCTTTAGCTTGCTTTTTGCCCTGTCCTTCGGTGAAACTCTGCCCACGCCCAGGTAGGGGTAGCTGGAGTTCTGGCGGCAGGTCTCCTCCAGGCTCTCGCCCTGCTGttgcctctctcccttctttgGAATTCGGAATCCGCCCCAGTTTTTCACTGGGCTCGTGGGTGTCGTAGGCACTTTAACTACTGTCTGATTCGAGTTTACTTTGACTAGACCCCCATTGCATTTAGGCACTATATCCCTCCGCGTGCCAGGTGCTGACCTACCACCGGAGTGGTTCACAGCCCTTTTATTTTCCGGTTGCCTCTGAGAGAGTTCTGTGGGTCTCAGTGGTTTGTGGTTGTGTTTAGAAGTCTTTTCCTTTAGTTCTGCCTTGATCACCTCACACTGTGGACGattgtctcttctttttctgtggtCTGGTATAACTATGccatttttctgctgtgctgataCAATCCGTGTCTCTGCAAAGCTCttgtcaaaatttaaaaagctcCCTGGAGCTGCACCACCATCCCTTTGGCTGGGCTGCCTCAGCATGGATTTGCTGTCATTCCCAGCGCTGTTTCTTACTCTGTCTCTCTTGTGTGGCTTTTTCAAAGAGTGGGTTAGGGATGTGCCCATTTGTTTCCTGAAGAATGCCGAATGCCATTTCAAATCCTCAATCTTAGGGGCATTGGGGCCCAAAGACAGACTATTAAACAACACTGTGTTTTCCATTGAGGGGAATGAGGAAGGCATACCTAAATGTAAACAAATTAAGTTGAAGTCAAGCAATTCCGTGTCTGGGTAAATACCATTTTTAAATGTACCTATTTTAACTCTGTTCCTCATGCCTGATGTGTTCTTCAGCATAAATGGGTAGTTGGTTGCCTAGCCACCACCTTTACATCATGATTACGTGGTTATGTCGTGGTTTCACAACATCCAGCTGGTGTAGTTTGCTCTCCTGTAGCCATGCTGCACCTAATTATGCTTGTAGCAAATATAAATCCTAGCACTACTATATCCACTAAGTCAGAGAGACTCCTcagagatgggggggggaagCAACCGGCAAGTGGATCTGATCGATTCcatataaaatacagtttattacTTACTGAATACTTTAAGGACAACCTAGTTAATGCAGTAACTTTGAAGCTGACTACTGTCAATGAGACTAGGCAGAAAAAAGCACGTTTTAAAACCAGACTGCTaccttttcaaaattcatttcttTAAACTGCCATCTACGATGCAAAGTAGTACGCAGTAAACACTAACGCAGCGGCACTAATAAAGCACGGCCTTCCTAGGTACCATATGGCACTTGAATGTAAGTCATGGTCTCTCTGTCATAAGGAGTCATTAAAGAATCTCAGCAGAAAGGACCTGAAGCAGGAAGCCCTTCAGTGCCCCATGGGCAAGAACAGACTTACCAGTTTCTGTAGCAATATGCCCACCATTAGAGCTACacagtctcatttttttttttccaatctgctGATGCATGGTGGACTACACAAGATTTTAATGAGAATAAATGAGGTCCTGTTTGTCCTTCAAAATTAGTCATTAGCCTGTAACCAAACCTTTCAATGCTTATGCCTGTGGtcttatgtgaaaaaaaaaacactgaagcatACCTGAAACTCGTTCCAACTGCTTTGCGTAGATATTAAATATCTGTTCTTGAACTTTGCAAACAGATCTCTTGATTTTTTCCCTTCGGGTCACCATGTAAGTGAGATTACGCACCTAGAAGACATGAAGTGGCTGAGTTTTACAGGAATCATGTTTCTATAATGTTGTCAATCTATGCTTTGAATTAATTCAAATTTTTAGTTTAAGTACTAGACACCATTTAAAGAAGTTATTAATGTATTTAAGTTTAACCTTCAACATGCTTAGAAGAGAGTCTTAAGTACCATTTAATTGACAGATTATTCCATCAGGTTTGGGAGGGCCACAGCACAGAAATAACTTCTATGAACACCCGAATCACACAATATATACAGGAAATCTAGAGAACTGCTGGAGATGCTTAAATATACTTGGTATTAAATAGCCTCACACCTTTTGCTTCTTATTGTTTgagacagaacagaaaattatatttaattaataGTATGAAAATGTGGAGAGCAGTACTAGTCTTTCTGATGGCCCTGCTATTGCAGTATGATTGATCAAAATAAAGGCGGGCCAGTCTATCCATGCTATAGCACATGGTGGTAGCAGGGACTGGAAACAAGtaacaaaattatttatcttGACTGTctcaggggtttttttagtagaaaACTACATTTCTGCCCTTAAAATGTGACTGTCTAATCTGGACAGCTGTGTAAATTTTACAACCACAGCTCTCCTCGAGCTTCAAGGTCATTTCTTTGACAGATTAGGGAATCACTGAGAAGTATCTGTAGGTGTTCCCGAGGCTCCTCCTCTCTCATTTCCGTGGAGCCCTGTGGATTACAACCGTAGGCTGATCTTACAGGCGTTAAGGAGGAGACATTTAGTAAGCGTAACTGTTTTCGCTAAGCTCCTGCTCTATTCAAGGCTTCTAGTTCCAGGACAGTCAGTACTTTAAGTACCTGTCATTACTCTAAGGATTTGAATTGAAGGGATTCTTCTAGCCTGACGCCCTTTCTGATAGTCCATGGCCGCCTGGTCTTGGCCTTGTCTGATCCAAACTGCACAACAGACACACCATGTCCACAGAAGTACCTGTTGCACTAGGTGAACTGGATGACGCAATTTCCAAATCTGTTTCTAGTGGATGACACTGTCACTAATGTCCTTCATAATCAAGTCTACCCCACTTCCTCTTGAAGAGCAGGAAAAAACTTAGGTCcaattttatgggttttttttaatccaagatAACTTGGATGTATAATCAGTGGGAACAACGGAgtagtaaaatattaaaaatattactagAATGCTGTTTCCTGTTTTGACATCACACTTAAAAATAGAAAGGATACATACAGAATAATTTAAGATCCAGAGAACACGGTGACAAACAACGTTAtttaaagaagattaaaagaaatctTGAGTACATGGAGCAGAAACAAAAGATACTAGGTAACAGCTGTCTCGCTGAGCTCGAGAAGGGTCACAGACTGGAAGCTGATTATTAGCCATTGGGATCCTTTACAAAGGATGCAGTAGATGGCCAAGCACCTGCTGTCCTGATTTAAAGACTAGATGGTGTTCTGGAAGAAAGGCTCTACTTCACCCACAGGTTACTGAGGCCAAGGTAGGACCTCCTGAGCTGGATTCAGTATTCTTTCTGGCTCTAACATATCTTAAAACTCTACTAGTTAACCCCAAAAAATAACCCAATAAGGAAGGAATTCAGGCTGTTACAGGATCAGATGTACTCAAGACAAAACACCAAACTGATCCTACTGAACCGTTCTTTAAACATTGAAAACCTAATTGAGTGGAATATCATGTACCTCTCAAACCTACTACACAGATAGCCCAGTGAAAGGTCATCCTAGTCTGCTGTCAATGGAAAACAGATCTGTGGCAAATCAAGGTAAGTTTTGtaatcttttccttcttgtgcACCAGATGGAAGGAGCAGAGAAAGCCCTTAAAGGCTAAAAAAACCGCTGGGGGTTGCAGTACAGTCCACAGCCATCAGTGTTAATCAGTAAAAAGCAGAAGTGGAAATACAACAATCCAGTTATAAGCAGATTGGATGCTACAAGCCAAGACCTGCTGGCCCTGTGAACTAACCCTGTATTTGAAAAGGCTAATTGGTGCGCTCTGCAGAAATTTAGTGTTAATGATCTGTTCTGAGAATACAACTTTGAGTTAAGACACAGCAGGGAGTGCCTGCATGCAAAGGCAATAACCAAGAGTGTAGTTTTGGCTACTGAAGGCCAGCATACCTTGCCCAAGCACAAGCAGTCCCATCGCTTACCCGCTCTAGATCCTGCCGGAGGTGTGTGAAGAGCTGCAACCTTCTGAACAGAACATCCTGTTCCCGTTTAGCCAGATTGTCCTCTTCATCCTTCTTTGGGGTAATCAAAGGCTTATTGAAGTTGGCTTTTCTCTTCAACTTCCAGTACTGGTACAGGAATCCCACCGGCTCTTCGGGCAGCCGCAGCACTTTAGCCACTTCCGAAGACTCGACAAACGTATAGAACTcatcctccagctgctggagcttCTGCTTGCGGAGGCTGACTCTGTGGGCCTCCTCCTGGTTTTGATCCATGCTGTGGAAAGGGTCGatgtgggcaggaagagagcgcTCCTCAATCCCGTTCCCGTTCTCCTGGCCTGGGCTTTCACTGAAAGTCTCATCATCCACTTTCTTGGTAGAGCTGTGCTTGGGACAGTAGGACTTAAATTTCACTTCATCATTCTCTGCCAGTATGGTCTTCATCTCCAAGCCACGGTCAAACGCACAGGTGACATGAAAGGCtgttctgcagttcttcactgaacactacagaaattaaattaaaattaatcaaataTAAATTTAAGAAGCCACACTGCCTAAAACTATCCAAGCAGCCAGGGCTGCTTTGGAAGAACGACCCTGTAACTGCGCTCTGCTTCTAAGCTGCATGTACTTTCCTGCTCTCTTTTTAATTAGGTTTATGATTTAGTGCTTTCAGGCCAGGCAAGGATGAAGTGGCCCAGTGGGACAGGAGTGGttaaccccccccagcccaaTCACGCTGTTCAATAACCAGCAAATCCACCAGAGGAGCATTCTTCCCCTCACCAGAGCCACTCGCGTAAGGCAGTGTGACACAAAGGAAAACGTTCCCCCTTTGACTGTGCCAgcgtgagagagagagagggaaaaacatcCCGGTGGCTCCAGGCCAGTCTGggacttttaattaaaagtcttTCCCAGCACCTGGACTCGTGCTACCCAAAAGGCCTCAACCgaggggaattttttttcctgttatcccAATTTTATAACGCCAAATATTAAATCACTGTCAATCACTACTTCACTGACTACAGCCTTCTCTTCACCTGGGAGATGGGGAGAATGGGAAATtctattttttgtcatttttcttgccTCTCAGTGAACCCAGCCATCATGGAGTGATGGTCACTACTTCAGCTGATTTAGCACTTAATTATATGTAACTTCCTCTTGCAAAACGCAGTCATAGCTATTGCCAGACACAAACTGaaaagtttaaatatatatatgtatacacacacacacatacatatgcatttgTATCAACTCACACCTCTGCCTCCAGTGAAAAGAATTTAAAGTGGAAATGAACATTAGTGGTATGAACTAGGAGGAAACAAAACTACGCTTAAAAGAGAAATGTACTGCACGAGGATGTTTATACAGCACTTTGTACAGAAGCCAAGTATCTTTCTCCTCTGGGTTTTCCTGCTCAGGTTGACTCAGCAGCCAGATGGCGTATGAGGGCACAGCAGAGTTTAAACTGCAGAAGTTTCAAATGAACATTCTTTAATAAAATCAACATAtgagaggaattaaaaaataccaaagcaTCTTTTGCCCTTTCCTCTCTTACTAACAAACAGGGCAAAAGCAGCCCAACGGGAACACCAAGCAGTACAGAAGAGTACTTTAGCCATGGTTTCCAAGCTGATATCATTTAGAATAATTAGTTCTTAGTGTGGCTAATGTTTTattgggagaagaggggaaagccTGTCTCATGGGAAGGAAATCTGCTGAACCTGGGAGATTATGCAGTCTCGTTTTTCCCAGCCTActgcagctgctctctgcccAGCCTGACGCGTACTTCCAGCTGCCGGCTTTTCTAATTGTTGTGCACATCTCGCATCATCTCTGGaggatctctctctctcccccccagtTCCTGTCTATTGCAGTGGCTTTGTATGACATTCTTCTCTGCTGTATACAATTTCACACCACCAGTCTAAATATTTCTCACCGCTGGCTTTAATCATACCAAGATTTACACAACTCCTAAAAAATGTCAggcaaaactgtaatttttgGTCTCTCCCCCATCATTTCAAATGTAGAACTCTCTGGAGTGGCAGCCATGGTGCCTGCGTGTCACACTCTGTCATCACTAGAAGGGGAGAGGTGGCATTAGAAGAAATATGGAAGGACCCCCCCTTTCCCTGCACACTAACATACATACATACTCAAGTGTTCAACTTAAACTACTCTAAGTTACCCCTCAGAACAGCTCTGGAGAATGGACAAAACAGCTTCAACTACGTAACAGCGGCCAAGAGGAAGGGGACAGCTCTGCAAGGAGGCATTACGATTGCAAATTTATATGCTGtggacagatttattttctctacttAACATTTACTATTTTATACATTCCTTAAATGGAAACGGACCGATAGGTTTCACTGGAACTACTGCTGCATTGCTGGTTTACAACTTTTTCTGGCAACCTCATCAAATGActcagagcaggggaaaaaaggaaatggataaaacctaattttaaaaaagcGTAGAGCTTTAGAAATTTTTGTGTCTTAATGCTGGTCTTACCATCATGGCTCCTGTAACATTAGGCTAGCCACAAAACAGAAAGAGCTCAACTTCTTCAGACTTCTTATGAGACAGTTAATACTTTCCTATCTGTCTCGGGGAGCTTTCTGAGGATCATTTTGCTGAAGTATATGAAGAACATTACCACAATACTTAGCTACGTTTTATTGTCTTTTTCTACACAATCCCAACACTGCCTGCGTAGGTGGTGACCCATTTGTTCTCGAATAAGGTAGATCAAAGTCTTGTCTCTTGTCACAGGAAACCAAATATCTCCTCTTTCAAAAATTTGGGGCTCGGTAATGTGTTTTCTCAATCTTTCTAAAATTGTTCTTAAAATGATTATTTAACACTTCTGAGTGATTTCCCACTGTAAAGGATCTGCAACTGCTTTCCAGCTAACAACCCAATATAAACATGCAGGTGAAACCACACTGCCCAGTCTGCAATGCTCTGGCGCAGACCAATTCAGTCATTTAACACCTACAATGCCCAAGTTACGGTGAGAAAGGCTGAATCCAAATCCAACTGAAACTGCAGAGAGAACCTCAGAAGTATGCAATGAGACAAACTGACACTGGCCCAAGAATGTGAGTTGTTGGTATGAAACAAATGGCTTTATAGTGCGGGCTCTatactttaattatttattacatatggaaattattctttttcaaattatGAAGACTTTTGTTTTGATTCTGCCCTGTCTTGCTGTTTGGGGCAGTCATCATCCCTGAGCTCAAGTGAGTACCAGAAG encodes:
- the JADE1 gene encoding protein Jade-1 isoform X4, which encodes MRGRLWTLSFWTLVCPPGPSIPDLDIGGLRVPDMKIENLLRIVSETKAVTFTRPRKYIVSSGSEPPELGYVDIRTLADSVCRYDLNDVDVAWLQLANEEFKEMGMPELDEYTMERVIEEFEQRCSDNMNHAIETEEGLGIEYDEDVVCDVCQSPDGEDGNEMVFCDKCNICVHQACYGILKVPEGSWLCRTCALGVQPKCLLCPKKGGAMKPTRSGTKWVHVSCALWIPEVSIGSPEKMEPITKVSHIPSSRWALVCSLCNEKVGASIQCSVKNCRTAFHVTCAFDRGLEMKTILAENDEVKFKSYCPKHSSTKKVDDETFSESPGQENGNGIEERSLPAHIDPFHSMDQNQEEAHRVSLRKQKLQQLEDEFYTFVESSEVAKVLRLPEEPVGFLYQYWKLKRKANFNKPLITPKKDEEDNLAKREQDVLFRRLQLFTHLRQDLERVRNLTYMVTRREKIKRSVCKVQEQIFNIYAKQLERVSGMPSSFPSMENTVLFNSLSLGPNAPKIEDLKWHSAFFRKQMGTSLTHSLKKPHKRDRVRNSAGNDSKSMLRQPSQRDGGAAPGSFLNFDKSFAETRIVSAQQKNGIVIPDHRKRRDNRPQCEVIKAELKEKTSKHNHKPLRPTELSQRQPENKRAVNHSGGRSAPGTRRDIVPKCNGGLVKVNSNQTVVKVPTTPTSPVKNWGGFRIPKKGERQQQGESLEETCRQNSSYPYLGVGRVSPKDRAKSKLKPDSENDGYIPDAEMSDSETEVAEKKCRQQRLSPNSTISRRTDIIRRSILAS
- the JADE1 gene encoding protein Jade-1 isoform X1 translates to MQSYSIRYFYRSGCQGCLLFPVEIMKRRRLPSSSEDSDDNGSLSTWSQHSRSRHRRPSCSRHEDRKPSEVFRTDLITAMKLHDSFQLNPDEYYVLADPWRQEWEKGVQVPVSPGTIPEPVARIVSETKAVTFTRPRKYIVSSGSEPPELGYVDIRTLADSVCRYDLNDVDVAWLQLANEEFKEMGMPELDEYTMERVIEEFEQRCSDNMNHAIETEEGLGIEYDEDVVCDVCQSPDGEDGNEMVFCDKCNICVHQACYGILKVPEGSWLCRTCALGVQPKCLLCPKKGGAMKPTRSGTKWVHVSCALWIPEVSIGSPEKMEPITKVSHIPSSRWALVCSLCNEKVGASIQCSVKNCRTAFHVTCAFDRGLEMKTILAENDEVKFKSYCPKHSSTKKVDDETFSESPGQENGNGIEERSLPAHIDPFHSMDQNQEEAHRVSLRKQKLQQLEDEFYTFVESSEVAKVLRLPEEPVGFLYQYWKLKRKANFNKPLITPKKDEEDNLAKREQDVLFRRLQLFTHLRQDLERVRNLTYMVTRREKIKRSVCKVQEQIFNIYAKQLERVSGMPSSFPSMENTVLFNSLSLGPNAPKIEDLKWHSAFFRKQMGTSLTHSLKKPHKRDRVRNSAGNDSKSMLRQPSQRDGGAAPGSFLNFDKSFAETRIVSAQQKNGIVIPDHRKRRDNRPQCEVIKAELKEKTSKHNHKPLRPTELSQRQPENKRAVNHSGGRSAPGTRRDIVPKCNGGLVKVNSNQTVVKVPTTPTSPVKNWGGFRIPKKGERQQQGESLEETCRQNSSYPYLGVGRVSPKDRAKSKLKPDSENDGYIPDAEMSDSETEVAEKKCRQQRLSPNSTISRRTDIIRRSILAS
- the JADE1 gene encoding protein Jade-1 isoform X2 is translated as MKLKRYTGVGCLLFPVEIMKRRRLPSSSEDSDDNGSLSTWSQHSRSRHRRPSCSRHEDRKPSEVFRTDLITAMKLHDSFQLNPDEYYVLADPWRQEWEKGVQVPVSPGTIPEPVARIVSETKAVTFTRPRKYIVSSGSEPPELGYVDIRTLADSVCRYDLNDVDVAWLQLANEEFKEMGMPELDEYTMERVIEEFEQRCSDNMNHAIETEEGLGIEYDEDVVCDVCQSPDGEDGNEMVFCDKCNICVHQACYGILKVPEGSWLCRTCALGVQPKCLLCPKKGGAMKPTRSGTKWVHVSCALWIPEVSIGSPEKMEPITKVSHIPSSRWALVCSLCNEKVGASIQCSVKNCRTAFHVTCAFDRGLEMKTILAENDEVKFKSYCPKHSSTKKVDDETFSESPGQENGNGIEERSLPAHIDPFHSMDQNQEEAHRVSLRKQKLQQLEDEFYTFVESSEVAKVLRLPEEPVGFLYQYWKLKRKANFNKPLITPKKDEEDNLAKREQDVLFRRLQLFTHLRQDLERVRNLTYMVTRREKIKRSVCKVQEQIFNIYAKQLERVSGMPSSFPSMENTVLFNSLSLGPNAPKIEDLKWHSAFFRKQMGTSLTHSLKKPHKRDRVRNSAGNDSKSMLRQPSQRDGGAAPGSFLNFDKSFAETRIVSAQQKNGIVIPDHRKRRDNRPQCEVIKAELKEKTSKHNHKPLRPTELSQRQPENKRAVNHSGGRSAPGTRRDIVPKCNGGLVKVNSNQTVVKVPTTPTSPVKNWGGFRIPKKGERQQQGESLEETCRQNSSYPYLGVGRVSPKDRAKSKLKPDSENDGYIPDAEMSDSETEVAEKKCRQQRLSPNSTISRRTDIIRRSILAS
- the JADE1 gene encoding protein Jade-1 isoform X3, whose translation is MKRRRLPSSSEDSDDNGSLSTWSQHSRSRHRRPSCSRHEDRKPSEVFRTDLITAMKLHDSFQLNPDEYYVLADPWRQEWEKGVQVPVSPGTIPEPVARIVSETKAVTFTRPRKYIVSSGSEPPELGYVDIRTLADSVCRYDLNDVDVAWLQLANEEFKEMGMPELDEYTMERVIEEFEQRCSDNMNHAIETEEGLGIEYDEDVVCDVCQSPDGEDGNEMVFCDKCNICVHQACYGILKVPEGSWLCRTCALGVQPKCLLCPKKGGAMKPTRSGTKWVHVSCALWIPEVSIGSPEKMEPITKVSHIPSSRWALVCSLCNEKVGASIQCSVKNCRTAFHVTCAFDRGLEMKTILAENDEVKFKSYCPKHSSTKKVDDETFSESPGQENGNGIEERSLPAHIDPFHSMDQNQEEAHRVSLRKQKLQQLEDEFYTFVESSEVAKVLRLPEEPVGFLYQYWKLKRKANFNKPLITPKKDEEDNLAKREQDVLFRRLQLFTHLRQDLERVRNLTYMVTRREKIKRSVCKVQEQIFNIYAKQLERVSGMPSSFPSMENTVLFNSLSLGPNAPKIEDLKWHSAFFRKQMGTSLTHSLKKPHKRDRVRNSAGNDSKSMLRQPSQRDGGAAPGSFLNFDKSFAETRIVSAQQKNGIVIPDHRKRRDNRPQCEVIKAELKEKTSKHNHKPLRPTELSQRQPENKRAVNHSGGRSAPGTRRDIVPKCNGGLVKVNSNQTVVKVPTTPTSPVKNWGGFRIPKKGERQQQGESLEETCRQNSSYPYLGVGRVSPKDRAKSKLKPDSENDGYIPDAEMSDSETEVAEKKCRQQRLSPNSTISRRTDIIRRSILAS
- the JADE1 gene encoding protein Jade-1 isoform X5; translated protein: MTMAVCPPGPSIPDLDIGGLRVPDMKIENLLRIVSETKAVTFTRPRKYIVSSGSEPPELGYVDIRTLADSVCRYDLNDVDVAWLQLANEEFKEMGMPELDEYTMERVIEEFEQRCSDNMNHAIETEEGLGIEYDEDVVCDVCQSPDGEDGNEMVFCDKCNICVHQACYGILKVPEGSWLCRTCALGVQPKCLLCPKKGGAMKPTRSGTKWVHVSCALWIPEVSIGSPEKMEPITKVSHIPSSRWALVCSLCNEKVGASIQCSVKNCRTAFHVTCAFDRGLEMKTILAENDEVKFKSYCPKHSSTKKVDDETFSESPGQENGNGIEERSLPAHIDPFHSMDQNQEEAHRVSLRKQKLQQLEDEFYTFVESSEVAKVLRLPEEPVGFLYQYWKLKRKANFNKPLITPKKDEEDNLAKREQDVLFRRLQLFTHLRQDLERVRNLTYMVTRREKIKRSVCKVQEQIFNIYAKQLERVSGMPSSFPSMENTVLFNSLSLGPNAPKIEDLKWHSAFFRKQMGTSLTHSLKKPHKRDRVRNSAGNDSKSMLRQPSQRDGGAAPGSFLNFDKSFAETRIVSAQQKNGIVIPDHRKRRDNRPQCEVIKAELKEKTSKHNHKPLRPTELSQRQPENKRAVNHSGGRSAPGTRRDIVPKCNGGLVKVNSNQTVVKVPTTPTSPVKNWGGFRIPKKGERQQQGESLEETCRQNSSYPYLGVGRVSPKDRAKSKLKPDSENDGYIPDAEMSDSETEVAEKKCRQQRLSPNSTISRRTDIIRRSILAS